In Deinococcus proteolyticus MRP, a single genomic region encodes these proteins:
- a CDS encoding DinB family protein, with amino-acid sequence MSEITLQTPATLLTHWQGHRDLTRRTIEAFPEEGFGQHAAPGMRPFQMMALEILGMMDYQLEWLRSGKPHWEDPDPEQKLPSRAEILQRWDKQTAELAETFPKVGAETWLTPVDTPFGRMSPFKSAEYLIENEIHHRAQGFVYLRELGVTPPGFYERGDVTEE; translated from the coding sequence ATGAGCGAAATCACCCTGCAAACCCCTGCCACACTGCTGACCCACTGGCAGGGTCACCGCGACCTGACCCGCCGCACCATCGAAGCGTTCCCCGAAGAAGGTTTCGGGCAACACGCCGCGCCCGGCATGCGTCCCTTTCAGATGATGGCCCTGGAGATTCTGGGCATGATGGATTATCAGCTTGAGTGGCTCCGCAGCGGCAAGCCCCACTGGGAGGACCCGGACCCTGAGCAGAAGCTCCCCAGCCGCGCCGAGATTCTGCAGCGCTGGGACAAGCAGACGGCCGAACTGGCGGAAACATTCCCGAAAGTCGGCGCCGAAACGTGGCTGACTCCGGTAGACACGCCGTTCGGCAGGATGTCGCCCTTCAAGAGCGCCGAGTACCTGATTGAAAACGAAATCCACCACCGTGCCCAGGGCTTCGTGTATCTGCGCGAACTGGGCGTGACGCCGCCCGGCTTCTATGAGCGCGGTGACGTGACTGAAGAGTAG
- a CDS encoding DsrE family protein: MSDLKVVLHVSEADRWHAALGNLANLTALDDRPAVRVVVNGSAVYVLQGQHDWLGHMAEAAAKGVTFQVCRNSLRAHDIEPGTLPEWATTVPNGVLALAEAQQGGFAYIKP, translated from the coding sequence ATGTCCGACTTGAAAGTGGTGCTGCATGTCTCCGAGGCTGACCGCTGGCACGCCGCGCTGGGCAACCTCGCCAACCTGACCGCGCTGGATGACCGGCCAGCGGTGCGGGTGGTGGTCAACGGCTCGGCGGTGTACGTCCTGCAGGGCCAGCACGACTGGCTGGGCCACATGGCCGAAGCGGCAGCAAAAGGCGTGACCTTTCAGGTCTGCCGCAATTCGCTGCGGGCCCACGACATCGAGCCGGGCACCCTGCCCGAGTGGGCCACCACTGTCCCCAACGGCGTCCTGGCCCTGGCGGAAGCCCAGCAGGGAGGCTTTGCCTACATCAAACCCTGA
- a CDS encoding GNAT family N-acetyltransferase gives MKTKTAHLGDAQALYAVYRDSPDYFQMLGTEIPTAAEVELELGLALMDRRRHVELIEHGGQVVGVLDWKEAYPEPQDVTVNLLLLTPPQRGSGLGSRVMWDLESRLPTSTARLMASVLGENPAGARFWERLGYRFAVDARPVMTWYAKPLGTNGTSGPESGAPHGSAGERPVGVSPQALPLRVS, from the coding sequence TTGAAGACCAAAACGGCCCACCTGGGTGACGCACAGGCCCTGTACGCGGTCTACCGTGACTCGCCGGACTACTTCCAGATGCTGGGCACCGAAATTCCCACCGCCGCCGAGGTCGAGCTGGAACTGGGCCTGGCGCTGATGGACCGGCGCCGGCATGTCGAGCTGATTGAGCACGGCGGGCAGGTCGTCGGCGTGCTGGACTGGAAAGAGGCCTATCCCGAGCCGCAGGACGTGACCGTGAACCTGCTGCTGCTGACCCCGCCGCAGCGCGGCAGCGGGCTGGGCAGCCGGGTGATGTGGGACCTGGAAAGCCGCCTGCCCACCAGCACCGCCCGGCTGATGGCGTCGGTGCTGGGCGAGAACCCGGCCGGTGCGCGCTTCTGGGAGCGCCTGGGCTACCGCTTCGCGGTGGACGCCCGCCCGGTCATGACCTGGTACGCCAAGCCGCTGGGCACCAACGGGACCAGCGGTCCCGAATCCGGGGCGCCGCATGGCAGCGCAGGGGAGCGCCCGGTAGGCGTCAGCCCGCAGGCCCTTCCGCTGCGGGTGAGCTGA
- a CDS encoding N-acetylmuramoyl-L-alanine amidase family protein, translating into MKSRALFLSMLVGSAGWASAQTDPFQRTAPTTALPSLSGGSGGALPGVASAPAEVAQARPAATSFGSPRTSGQDVTKVVFDLPAGARYVLSPAYSGLTVRVDGAPVQPDSRGSLSPVVTRYQAGGNQVFLGTAHPLGASGGWKASEATIASGSRVLILEFGEAVQGGASSESLRAMQPGTAMPVAEAPAYAGSGSSGTGLASPMARANSLDRSNNPYQLPARPLASQPRGEPLVVTPAYVPSAAPASRPAPVAAAPAPAAADTAPGDTVGTVKPQPLPPELADAPGYTSSSDMSGRVPGSGGNNLLGEPRVGKSPGMTRVVVDLPPGASYRIDPQGAGLNVVISGVRAQNGGASGIGAELAAWSYRSSGNTVNLNLQTGSPTTAARGWRAFFLPPVDSSTDRYRLAIDVAPALANLRPLPSQERRLSNLTSLPPAGGLSYASAVKPKVVLDPGHGGNDPGAIGSVQEKKVVLDVALRVRQFLNAAGIDVVMTRDRDTALNANKATDLRMRANMGSAGYTFVSIHANAMPAQSALKGYGVETWYNANHRLSPAFASILQKNMVDTSGAFSRGIKNHQSLAVLRTNRVPAALVEIGFVSHPVDSINLTDQNYIDRVALGIAKGIHESLRTGVHAAPAETVGQLPGNQAD; encoded by the coding sequence ATGAAGTCGCGCGCCCTGTTTCTTTCGATGCTGGTCGGCAGCGCTGGCTGGGCCTCGGCACAGACCGATCCCTTCCAGCGCACGGCTCCCACCACAGCGCTTCCGTCACTGTCGGGCGGCTCGGGAGGCGCCCTCCCCGGAGTGGCCTCAGCTCCGGCGGAAGTGGCGCAGGCGCGTCCGGCCGCCACCAGCTTCGGTTCGCCGCGCACCAGCGGGCAGGACGTGACCAAAGTGGTCTTCGACCTGCCCGCTGGTGCCCGCTATGTGCTCAGCCCGGCCTACAGCGGCCTGACCGTGCGTGTGGACGGCGCTCCCGTGCAGCCGGACAGCCGCGGCTCCCTCAGCCCGGTGGTGACCCGCTACCAGGCGGGGGGCAACCAGGTGTTCCTGGGCACGGCGCATCCTCTGGGCGCATCCGGCGGCTGGAAGGCCAGCGAGGCCACCATCGCTTCGGGCAGCCGGGTGCTGATTCTGGAATTCGGTGAAGCTGTTCAGGGCGGCGCAAGCAGCGAAAGTCTGCGGGCCATGCAGCCCGGAACCGCCATGCCGGTGGCTGAGGCTCCCGCGTATGCCGGCAGCGGTTCCTCTGGGACCGGCCTGGCTTCGCCTATGGCGCGGGCCAACTCGCTGGACCGCAGCAACAACCCCTATCAGCTGCCGGCCCGGCCGCTGGCGTCCCAGCCACGCGGTGAGCCGCTGGTGGTCACGCCGGCCTACGTGCCGTCTGCAGCTCCCGCCTCCCGCCCGGCGCCGGTGGCTGCAGCTCCTGCTCCTGCAGCGGCTGACACTGCCCCCGGCGACACGGTGGGCACCGTCAAGCCGCAGCCGCTGCCCCCCGAGCTGGCCGACGCACCCGGCTACACCTCCAGCAGCGACATGAGCGGCCGCGTACCGGGATCGGGCGGCAACAACCTGCTGGGCGAACCCCGCGTGGGCAAGAGCCCCGGCATGACCCGTGTGGTGGTGGACCTGCCGCCGGGTGCGTCCTACCGCATTGACCCGCAGGGCGCCGGCCTGAACGTGGTGATCAGCGGTGTGCGGGCCCAGAACGGTGGCGCTTCGGGCATCGGTGCCGAGCTGGCCGCCTGGAGCTACCGCTCCTCGGGCAACACGGTGAACCTCAACCTGCAGACCGGCAGCCCCACCACCGCTGCACGCGGCTGGCGCGCCTTTTTCCTGCCGCCCGTGGACAGCAGCACCGACCGCTACCGCCTCGCCATTGACGTGGCCCCGGCCCTGGCCAACCTGCGCCCGCTGCCCAGCCAGGAGCGGCGCCTGAGCAACCTGACTTCGCTGCCGCCTGCCGGTGGCCTGAGCTACGCCAGTGCCGTGAAACCCAAGGTGGTCCTGGATCCTGGGCACGGCGGCAACGACCCCGGTGCCATAGGCAGCGTGCAGGAAAAGAAAGTCGTGCTGGACGTGGCGCTGCGCGTGCGCCAGTTCCTGAATGCAGCCGGCATCGACGTGGTGATGACCCGTGACCGCGACACCGCCCTGAACGCCAACAAGGCCACCGACCTGCGCATGCGGGCCAACATGGGCTCGGCCGGGTACACCTTCGTCAGCATCCACGCCAACGCCATGCCCGCTCAGAGCGCCCTCAAGGGCTACGGCGTGGAAACCTGGTACAACGCCAACCACCGCCTCTCGCCGGCCTTTGCCAGCATCTTGCAAAAGAACATGGTGGACACCAGCGGTGCGTTCTCACGCGGCATCAAGAACCACCAGTCGCTGGCCGTACTGCGGACCAACCGGGTGCCGGCCGCCCTGGTCGAGATCGGCTTTGTGAGCCATCCGGTGGACTCCATCAACCTGACCGACCAGAACTACATTGACCGTGTCGCCCTGGGCATAGCCAAGGGAATTCACGAGTCGCTGCGGACCGGCGTTCATGCGGCGCCCGCCGAAACGGTAGGACAGCTGCCCGGCAACCAGGCCGACTGA
- a CDS encoding helix-turn-helix transcriptional regulator has product MTYDPSLRVLTVLELLQAREEVTGAELSRRLEVSPRTVQRYIMKLQDLGIPVEGRRGVGGAYRLKPGFRLPPLMFTGEEALSLALGLRALKQLGLHTLTPAAEAASAKLKRTLPHSLREEVQALEKAVQLDDSPWVVSTNAATLAALLRAVREAQTVDITYTSNKGAGTRRRVNVYRVMHVDGRWYAVGWCQLRQELRSFRLDRIRDLAVLDETFTPPQDFDALAHVRAHPCSQPLHDISVWLACPPEQLHGFLSVWNTDIRAEEGGTRIRCQREQLDFFAAFLLSVPCEFRVDSPPELLGAFQRLGERCHALLHTD; this is encoded by the coding sequence ATGACCTACGACCCTTCCCTGCGTGTGCTGACCGTGCTGGAACTGCTCCAGGCGCGGGAAGAAGTCACGGGCGCGGAGTTGAGCCGGCGGCTGGAAGTCAGCCCACGCACGGTGCAGCGGTACATCATGAAACTGCAGGATTTGGGCATTCCGGTCGAGGGCAGGCGTGGTGTGGGCGGGGCGTACCGCCTGAAACCGGGGTTCCGGCTGCCGCCGCTGATGTTCACGGGTGAGGAAGCCCTCAGCCTGGCGCTGGGGCTACGGGCGCTCAAGCAACTGGGGCTCCACACGCTGACGCCCGCTGCCGAGGCGGCCAGTGCCAAGCTGAAGCGCACGCTGCCGCACAGCCTGCGCGAAGAGGTGCAGGCGCTGGAAAAGGCCGTGCAGCTTGACGATTCGCCCTGGGTGGTCAGCACCAACGCGGCGACCCTGGCGGCGCTGCTGCGGGCGGTGCGGGAGGCGCAGACGGTGGACATCACCTACACCTCAAACAAGGGCGCCGGTACGCGCCGCCGGGTCAACGTGTACCGGGTGATGCATGTGGACGGGCGCTGGTACGCGGTGGGCTGGTGTCAGCTGCGCCAGGAACTGCGCTCCTTTCGCCTGGACCGCATTCGGGACCTGGCCGTGCTCGACGAAACCTTTACCCCACCCCAGGACTTCGATGCCCTGGCGCATGTCCGCGCCCATCCCTGCAGCCAACCCCTGCACGACATCAGCGTGTGGCTGGCTTGCCCACCGGAGCAGCTGCACGGCTTTCTGAGTGTATGGAACACCGACATCCGTGCCGAGGAGGGCGGCACCCGCATCCGCTGTCAGCGCGAGCAGCTGGACTTCTTCGCCGCCTTTTTGCTGAGCGTGCCGTGCGAGTTCCGCGTAGACAGCCCACCGGAACTGTTAGGCGCGTTCCAGCGGCTGGGCGAACGCTGTCACGCACTCCTTCACACGGACTAG
- the hemC gene encoding hydroxymethylbilane synthase, whose product MRTVTVGTRGSTLALSQTRWVVERLKEQWPETEFRIQTITTKGDKNRASLQSMAKAGDKGFWIKEIQDALLAKSIDIAVHSLKDLPTEQTEGLDIASIPKRADARDVLVGAEGFKSLADLPQGARIGTSSVRRRAFLKAFRPDLQVIPVRGNIETRMAAVASDDYDAVILAGAGLIRTDQRHRADEFVSTDILLPAPGQGALALEVRADDDLIAEVAYAINDAVTDDRITAEREFLAGLGAGCLAPVGAFATVKGDLLTLEGWVGAVDGSEVIKATTSGDASECADLGAELAEDMLSQGAQRLIEMAKED is encoded by the coding sequence GTGCGTACCGTAACCGTCGGCACCCGTGGCAGCACGCTCGCCCTTTCCCAGACCCGCTGGGTGGTCGAAAGACTCAAGGAGCAGTGGCCCGAGACCGAATTCAGAATCCAGACCATCACCACCAAAGGTGACAAGAACCGCGCCAGTTTGCAGAGCATGGCAAAGGCTGGCGACAAAGGCTTCTGGATCAAGGAGATTCAGGACGCCCTGCTGGCCAAAAGCATCGACATCGCCGTGCATTCGCTCAAGGACCTGCCCACTGAGCAGACGGAAGGCCTGGACATCGCTTCTATTCCCAAGCGTGCCGATGCCCGCGACGTGCTGGTGGGCGCAGAAGGCTTCAAGTCGCTGGCGGACCTTCCCCAGGGAGCCCGCATCGGCACCAGCTCGGTGCGGCGCCGGGCGTTCCTGAAAGCCTTCCGCCCGGACCTGCAGGTGATTCCGGTGCGCGGCAACATCGAAACGCGCATGGCGGCCGTGGCCAGCGACGACTACGACGCCGTGATTCTGGCCGGTGCCGGGCTGATTCGCACCGACCAGCGCCACCGGGCCGACGAGTTCGTGTCCACCGACATCCTGCTGCCGGCTCCCGGTCAGGGGGCGCTGGCACTGGAAGTCCGCGCCGACGACGACCTGATTGCCGAGGTGGCCTACGCCATCAACGACGCCGTGACCGATGACCGCATCACCGCCGAGCGCGAGTTTCTGGCGGGCCTGGGCGCAGGCTGCCTGGCCCCGGTCGGCGCCTTCGCCACCGTCAAGGGTGACCTGCTGACGCTGGAAGGCTGGGTGGGCGCTGTGGACGGCTCCGAAGTGATCAAGGCCACCACCAGCGGCGACGCCAGCGAGTGCGCGGACCTCGGCGCCGAACTGGCCGAGGACATGCTGAGCCAGGGCGCTCAGCGCCTGATTGAGATGGCCAAAGAGGATTGA
- a CDS encoding tRNA dihydrouridine synthase — translation MAGYSDAPMRQLAAEQGALWTVSEMISARGLMEHDGPDLTLGRPYPGESARVVQLFGAIPEYLAAAVQRTEEWFAPAAIDLNMGCPVPKVHGKGGACLLQTPEVAYSLIRAMKSATTLDVSAKIRLGWDENRAVEVAQGLEAAGAAMITVHGRTSKQRYTGEADWDAIAQVAAAVNIPVIGSGDITTLDAARQRQSSGVAAVMIGRGAVGNPWLFAALASGSDEYPSAQVRARTALRHAELQAEFYGEDRYGVRSVKPLRKVLPKYLPDHPELRDELVKVDTAQDVARVLAPLLDG, via the coding sequence ATGGCCGGCTACAGCGACGCGCCGATGCGTCAGCTGGCCGCCGAGCAGGGCGCCCTGTGGACGGTCAGCGAAATGATTAGTGCCCGTGGCCTGATGGAGCACGACGGCCCCGACCTGACCCTGGGCCGGCCTTATCCCGGCGAGTCGGCGCGGGTGGTGCAGCTGTTCGGGGCCATTCCCGAGTACCTCGCGGCGGCCGTGCAGCGCACGGAAGAGTGGTTCGCGCCGGCAGCCATTGACCTGAACATGGGCTGCCCGGTGCCCAAAGTCCACGGTAAAGGTGGCGCCTGCTTGCTGCAGACGCCGGAAGTGGCCTACAGCCTGATTCGGGCCATGAAGAGTGCAACAACCCTGGACGTGAGCGCCAAAATCCGCCTGGGCTGGGATGAGAACCGCGCCGTGGAGGTGGCGCAGGGGCTGGAGGCAGCGGGCGCAGCCATGATTACCGTACATGGGCGCACCTCCAAGCAGCGCTATACCGGCGAGGCCGACTGGGACGCGATTGCGCAGGTCGCGGCGGCAGTGAACATTCCGGTGATTGGTTCCGGCGACATCACCACCTTGGACGCGGCCAGGCAGCGCCAAAGCAGCGGCGTGGCGGCCGTGATGATTGGGCGCGGCGCGGTGGGCAACCCCTGGCTGTTTGCGGCGCTTGCCAGCGGCAGCGACGAGTACCCCAGTGCCCAGGTTCGTGCCCGCACGGCGCTTCGGCACGCCGAGTTGCAGGCCGAGTTCTACGGCGAGGACCGCTACGGCGTGCGCTCGGTGAAGCCTCTGCGCAAGGTGCTGCCCAAGTATCTGCCCGACCATCCCGAGCTGCGTGATGAGCTGGTCAAGGTAGATACGGCACAGGACGTGGCGCGGGTGCTAGCCCCTTTGCTGGACGGCTGA
- a CDS encoding DinB family protein yields MTIPDLLLESFHRNGRVNQALLAALTPADLALSDGRGGWTVGQHLGHLAYFRPGWLSLISPADAQGLPEVVSGDWQHFELSADLPTLAGAFRLGDEAALRAVQTALEEGRTFPDPHGEGTYQAHPAHFLQHIIVHDSHHRGQVMGLLRQGGRSAEDMDQLDSPLWAIWRE; encoded by the coding sequence ATGACCATTCCCGACCTGTTGCTCGAATCTTTTCACCGCAATGGCCGCGTGAACCAGGCGCTGCTGGCGGCCCTCACGCCCGCCGACCTAGCCCTCTCCGACGGGCGCGGTGGCTGGACCGTGGGACAGCACCTGGGCCACCTCGCCTACTTTCGCCCCGGCTGGCTGTCGCTGATTTCGCCCGCCGACGCTCAGGGGCTGCCCGAAGTGGTCAGCGGCGACTGGCAGCATTTCGAGCTGTCGGCCGACCTGCCCACACTGGCGGGGGCCTTTCGCCTGGGCGACGAGGCGGCGCTGCGGGCAGTGCAGACCGCGCTGGAAGAAGGCCGCACTTTCCCCGACCCGCACGGCGAGGGCACCTATCAGGCCCACCCGGCCCACTTCCTGCAGCACATCATCGTCCACGACAGCCACCACCGGGGCCAGGTCATGGGCCTGCTGCGGCAAGGTGGGCGCAGCGCGGAGGACATGGACCAGCTGGATTCCCCGCTGTGGGCCATCTGGCGCGAGTAG